The region GATGCCTTTCTTGCTGTTACATAGAATTTACCTGTTTCTTTGGATTTAACCATTTCAATTCCACCTTGAAGTTCGAGTACAAAGAATTCTTTCCCCTCCTCTGTTTCTCTTTTTTTGTAGTTAATAATTCTTACCATTTTCTTTAAATTTTTGAGTTAAACATTTTAGCATTCAAACACATAAACCTGTAGCTTTAAATACAGCTATCAACTTGTATCTATATCTACGGGGAATAATTTTCTGATATGCTAGTGATGGGTGGGGGTATTGAGTTGGGTTTGGTGAGGGGGCAGTCTTAAATCAGTGTAGAATACTCTCTCAAAACCCAGAGTGAAAAATTTTATAAAAAAATAAAAATTCCTACCTTGCTTTACTATGAGAGAAACTTTAAATGAATATTTGGCAATAGGAGATTTTGATAATAAAACCCCTCAAGATATAAATTTAATTCTAGGGTCAATATTTGAGTTCTCCAGAGAATTAAATTGCATTGACAGTCTAAAAAAAGGGATAGAAATATCCTCATCCATTAGTTTGCAAAACTTTAGCGATGATTATAAAATGACATTCTATTATAATCTCTCAAATGCTTGGTCATATAAAAAGAATATGAAACAAGTATTATATTCTACAAAATATTGGGAATTTGAGAATCACGAATTAACACAAGAAATTTTAAATTGTCGTAAAGCACTTTTACTTTCAGAAAATTCCAATGATTTAAAAAGAAAATGTGAGATACTTACAAATTTAGGAAATGACTTAAGCTATTTGGGTAGGTATTCTGAAGCAATAGAACTATGGAATAAAGCTCTGCATTTGGACAAGAATTTCTCAATGGCTATTGGAAATCTTGGCTTTGGACTTTTTCACTATGCTCAGATTTTATATGATGATGGACATAAATCTTATTTTTTAAAAGAATCTTATTTGAATTTAAAGAGAGTCATTGAATCTGAAGATATTTATTTAGAAGCTAAAACTTCATTTAAAAATATCATTTCACTTATTGAGAAACAAATTGATTTTAATTTTCTAAATTCTCCAAATGAGAATAAAAATTACTCATTAGGAAGTACAGATGAAGAGATAAAATATAGAAAATGGTGTGTAGAAAATTGTCTATTTATTAATCCTTTAAATGACATTTACAAAGAATCTATTGTTGCACAAGATGTCCTATCTCTGCCCACAATAATGGTAAAAAAAGAGGATGCTAACATTTATAATTATCATTCATTTTACAATCAAATAAAACAGGAGTACTGTTCTGCAAGATATCTTTTTTATGAATCTATTACAGATAAAAATGTGCATTACTCAGATGAAGGAAACGTAATTATAGACACTCTTGATTATGCAACTTATTCATTTAATATTGAGAAAGCAAAAATAGCTTTTAAATTATTTTATTCCATTCTAGACAAAATTGCATATCTAATAAATTCCTATTTCAAATTAGAACTCAAACCTTTTGACATTTCCTTTAAAAAGATATGGTTAGAAAAAAACCGACTAAATCCTTTAATTGAAGACACCCAAAATTGGGGATTTAGAGGCATGTATTGGTTATCTAAAGATTTTTCTGAAAAGGATGAGTTATATAGTTTATTAGAGCCTGAAGCAAAGGAATTATCCACAATAAGAAATTTCATAGAACATAAATCATTCAAATTAATTGAATTTGGTACTTCTGGAGTTTCTGAGGACGGTTTTACATATAATATCCAAAGGGATGTTTTTGTAAATAAAACTTTTAAACTAATGAAAACCATAAGAGCATCAATAATTTACACCTCTTTAATGATTAGTATTGAAGAAAGTAAAAAAACAAAACCAGGAAATGTAGGAACAATAATTTTGAATTCTATTGATGATAGCACAA is a window of Flavobacterium acetivorans DNA encoding:
- a CDS encoding LA2681 family HEPN domain-containing protein yields the protein MRETLNEYLAIGDFDNKTPQDINLILGSIFEFSRELNCIDSLKKGIEISSSISLQNFSDDYKMTFYYNLSNAWSYKKNMKQVLYSTKYWEFENHELTQEILNCRKALLLSENSNDLKRKCEILTNLGNDLSYLGRYSEAIELWNKALHLDKNFSMAIGNLGFGLFHYAQILYDDGHKSYFLKESYLNLKRVIESEDIYLEAKTSFKNIISLIEKQIDFNFLNSPNENKNYSLGSTDEEIKYRKWCVENCLFINPLNDIYKESIVAQDVLSLPTIMVKKEDANIYNYHSFYNQIKQEYCSARYLFYESITDKNVHYSDEGNVIIDTLDYATYSFNIEKAKIAFKLFYSILDKIAYLINSYFKLELKPFDISFKKIWLEKNRLNPLIEDTQNWGFRGMYWLSKDFSEKDELYSLLEPEAKELSTIRNFIEHKSFKLIEFGTSGVSEDGFTYNIQRDVFVNKTFKLMKTIRASIIYTSLMISIEESKKTKPGNVGTIILNSIDDSTKC